A part of Toxotes jaculatrix isolate fToxJac2 chromosome 24, fToxJac2.pri, whole genome shotgun sequence genomic DNA contains:
- the stat1a gene encoding signal transducer and activator of transcription 1a isoform X1: MAQWCQLQMLDCKYLEQVDQLYDDSFPMDIRQYLSKWIESIDWDTVAIQDSLATVRFHDLLAQLDDQHSRFALENNFLLQHNIRKIKRNLQDRFQEDPVHMAMIISRNLKEEQKILACAKSAEQEGEGMVSAMVVEKKKLDSKVKEMKDRVQIVDQNIKNLEDLQDEHDFKFNTLKNRENEMNGMTQKELEKEKMLIGRMCFELKAKRQDVVTQLTDLLNVTQALLSDLISEELPEWKQRQQIACIGGPPNACVDQLQNWFTAVAESLQQVRQHLKKLQELEQKFTYDSDPITQKKAFLEARALELLKNLLSNSLVVERQPCMPTHPQRPLVLKTGVQFTVKLRFLVKLQEFNYQLKVKAVFDKDVTEKKGFRKFNILGTNTKVMNMEESNGSLAAEFRHLQLKEQKVAGNRTNEGPLIVTEELHSLSFESELQLNQSGLDIKLEAMSLPVVVISNVCQLPSGWASILWYNMLTTEPKNLKFFLSPPPAKWCQLSEVLSWQFSSVTKRGLNQEQLNMLADKLLGAKAQRNPEGQIPWTKFCKQQSANEKAFPFWLWIEGILDLIKRHLLPLWNDGSIMGFISKEREKALLSDKCPGTFLLRFSESSREGAITFTWIEHDVHDKPVFHSVEPYTKKELGAVSLPDIIRTYKVMAAENIPENPLRFLYPNIPKDKAFGKYYPKPTETPEPMDVENTERSGYMKTELISVSEVHPSRLQDNMMPMSPDDFKALEQYVGPRDIDAVASNLIGFEEFDVQMSADFPDQN; this comes from the exons ATGGCGCAGTGGTGCCAGCTTCAGATGCTGGACTGCAAGTACCTGGAGCAGGTGGACCAGCTGTACGATGACTCCTTCCCCATGGATATACGACAGTACCTGAGCAAATGGATCGAAAGCATCGACTG GGACACGGTGGCGATCCAGGACTCGCTGGCTACCGTCCGGTTCCACGACCTCCTGGCTCAGCTGGATGACCAACACAGCCGCTTCGCCCTGGAGAAcaacttcctgctgcagcacaacATCCGCAAGATCAAGAGGAACCTGCAG GATCGTTTCCAGGAAGATCCGGTCCACATGGCCATGATCATCTCCAGGAACCtgaaggaggagcagaagaTCCTGGCCTGCGCAAAGAGTGCCGAG caggagggtGAGGGGATGGTGTCGGCCATGGTGGTGGAGAAAAAGAAGCTGGACAGCAAAGTGAAGGAGATGAAAGACAGAGTCCAG ATTGTGGATCAGAACATTAAGAACCTCGAAGATCTGCAGGACGAACACGACTTCAAATTCAACACACTGAAGAACAGAG AGAATGAAATGAACGGCATGACACAaaaggagctggagaaagagaagatgcTGATCGGGAGGATGTGCTTCGAGCTGAAAGCCAAACGACAG GACGTGGTGACCCAGCTGACCGACCTCCTGAACGTCACTCAAGCGTTGCTGTCAGACCTGATCTCTGAGGAGCTGCCGGAGTGGAAGCAGCGGCAGCAGATCGCCTGCATCGGGGGTCCGCCCAACGCCTGCGTGGACCAGCTGCAGAACTG gttcACAGCAGTAGCAGAGAGTCTCCAGCAGGTCCGTCAGCACctgaagaagctgcaggagTTGGAGCAGAAGTTCACCTACGACAGCGACCCCATCACACAGAAGAAAGCTTTCCTGGAGGCCCGAGCCCTGGAGCTCCTCAAGAACCTCCTCTCCAA ttctcTGGTTGTGGAGAGGCAGCCCTGCATGCCCACCCACCCACAGAGGCCCCTGGTGCTTAAAACCGGCGTCCAGTTCACTGTGAAACTCCG GTTCCTGGTGAAGCTGCAGGAGTTCAACTACCAACTCAAAGTCAAGGCTGTGTTTGACAA GGATGTTACAGAGAAGAAAGG GTTTcgaaagttcaacattttggggacAAACACCAAAGTCATGAACATGGAGGAGTCGAACGGCAGCCTGGCAGCAGAGTTCAGACATTTG CAACTGAAAGAGCAGAAAGTGGCTGGGAACAGAACAAACGAg GGTCCCCTGATCGTCACCGAGGAGCTTCACTCCCTCAGCTTCGAGTCCGAGCTGCAGCTCAACCAGTCGGGACTGGACATCAAACTGGAG GCCATGTCTCTGCCTGTGGTGGTCATCTCTAACGTCTGTCAGCTGCCCAGCGGCTGGGCCTCCATCCTCTGGTACAACATGCTCACCACTGAGCCCaag aaCCTCaagttcttcctctctcctccgccGGCCAAGTGGTGTCAGCTGTCCGAGGTTCTCAGCTGGCAGTTCTCCTCCGTCACCAAACGAGGCCTGAACCAGGAGCAGCTCAACATGCTGGCTGACAAACTGCTcg gagCCAAAGCCCAGAGGAACCCAGAGGGACAAATCCCCTGGACCAAGTTCTGCAAG CAGCAAAGCGCCAACGAGAAAGCTTTTCCCTTCTGGCTGTGGATCGAAGGAATCCTGGACCTGATTAAAAGACACCTGCTTCCCCTCTGGAACGACGG CTCCATCATGGGTTTCATCAgtaaggagagggagaaggccCTGCTGAGCGATAAGTGTCCAGGCACCTTCCTGCTCAGGTtcagtgagagcagcagagaaggagCCATCACCTTCACCTGGATCGAACACGACGTCCACG ACAAGCCGGTCTTCCACTCCGTGGAGCCGTACACGAAGAAGGAGCTGGGCGCCGTCTCTCTGCCCGACATCATCCGCACGTACAAGGTGATGGCCGCCGAGAACATCCCAGAAAACCCGCTCCGCTTCCTCTACCCCAACATCCCCAAAGACAAGGCCTTTGGGAAGTACTACCCCAAACCCACAGAGA CTCCAGAGCCAATGGACGTGGAGAACACAGAGAGGAGCGGATACATGAAGACGGAGCTCATATCTGTTTCTGAAGT ACATCCGTCCAGACTGCAGGACAACATGATGCCGATGTCTCCTGACGACTTCAAAGCTCTGGAGCAGTACGTGGGACCCAGAGACATCGACGCTGTG GCCAGCAATCTGATTGGATTTGAAGAGTTTGACGTTCAG atGAGTGCAGACTTTCCCGACCAAAACTGA
- the stat1a gene encoding signal transducer and activator of transcription 1a isoform X3: MAQWCQLQMLDCKYLEQVDQLYDDSFPMDIRQYLSKWIESIDWDTVAIQDSLATVRFHDLLAQLDDQHSRFALENNFLLQHNIRKIKRNLQDRFQEDPVHMAMIISRNLKEEQKILACAKSAEQEGEGMVSAMVVEKKKLDSKVKEMKDRVQIVDQNIKNLEDLQDEHDFKFNTLKNRENEMNGMTQKELEKEKMLIGRMCFELKAKRQDVVTQLTDLLNVTQALLSDLISEELPEWKQRQQIACIGGPPNACVDQLQNWFTAVAESLQQVRQHLKKLQELEQKFTYDSDPITQKKAFLEARALELLKNLLSNSLVVERQPCMPTHPQRPLVLKTGVQFTVKLRFLVKLQEFNYQLKVKAVFDKDVTEKKGFRKFNILGTNTKVMNMEESNGSLAAEFRHLQLKEQKVAGNRTNEGPLIVTEELHSLSFESELQLNQSGLDIKLEAMSLPVVVISNVCQLPSGWASILWYNMLTTEPKNLKFFLSPPPAKWCQLSEVLSWQFSSVTKRGLNQEQLNMLADKLLGAKAQRNPEGQIPWTKFCKQQSANEKAFPFWLWIEGILDLIKRHLLPLWNDGSIMGFISKEREKALLSDKCPGTFLLRFSESSREGAITFTWIEHDVHDKPVFHSVEPYTKKELGAVSLPDIIRTYKVMAAENIPENPLRFLYPNIPKDKAFGKYYPKPTETPEPMDVENTERSGYMKTELISVSEVHPSRLQDNMMPMSPDDFKALEQYVGPRDIDAVMSADFPDQN, encoded by the exons ATGGCGCAGTGGTGCCAGCTTCAGATGCTGGACTGCAAGTACCTGGAGCAGGTGGACCAGCTGTACGATGACTCCTTCCCCATGGATATACGACAGTACCTGAGCAAATGGATCGAAAGCATCGACTG GGACACGGTGGCGATCCAGGACTCGCTGGCTACCGTCCGGTTCCACGACCTCCTGGCTCAGCTGGATGACCAACACAGCCGCTTCGCCCTGGAGAAcaacttcctgctgcagcacaacATCCGCAAGATCAAGAGGAACCTGCAG GATCGTTTCCAGGAAGATCCGGTCCACATGGCCATGATCATCTCCAGGAACCtgaaggaggagcagaagaTCCTGGCCTGCGCAAAGAGTGCCGAG caggagggtGAGGGGATGGTGTCGGCCATGGTGGTGGAGAAAAAGAAGCTGGACAGCAAAGTGAAGGAGATGAAAGACAGAGTCCAG ATTGTGGATCAGAACATTAAGAACCTCGAAGATCTGCAGGACGAACACGACTTCAAATTCAACACACTGAAGAACAGAG AGAATGAAATGAACGGCATGACACAaaaggagctggagaaagagaagatgcTGATCGGGAGGATGTGCTTCGAGCTGAAAGCCAAACGACAG GACGTGGTGACCCAGCTGACCGACCTCCTGAACGTCACTCAAGCGTTGCTGTCAGACCTGATCTCTGAGGAGCTGCCGGAGTGGAAGCAGCGGCAGCAGATCGCCTGCATCGGGGGTCCGCCCAACGCCTGCGTGGACCAGCTGCAGAACTG gttcACAGCAGTAGCAGAGAGTCTCCAGCAGGTCCGTCAGCACctgaagaagctgcaggagTTGGAGCAGAAGTTCACCTACGACAGCGACCCCATCACACAGAAGAAAGCTTTCCTGGAGGCCCGAGCCCTGGAGCTCCTCAAGAACCTCCTCTCCAA ttctcTGGTTGTGGAGAGGCAGCCCTGCATGCCCACCCACCCACAGAGGCCCCTGGTGCTTAAAACCGGCGTCCAGTTCACTGTGAAACTCCG GTTCCTGGTGAAGCTGCAGGAGTTCAACTACCAACTCAAAGTCAAGGCTGTGTTTGACAA GGATGTTACAGAGAAGAAAGG GTTTcgaaagttcaacattttggggacAAACACCAAAGTCATGAACATGGAGGAGTCGAACGGCAGCCTGGCAGCAGAGTTCAGACATTTG CAACTGAAAGAGCAGAAAGTGGCTGGGAACAGAACAAACGAg GGTCCCCTGATCGTCACCGAGGAGCTTCACTCCCTCAGCTTCGAGTCCGAGCTGCAGCTCAACCAGTCGGGACTGGACATCAAACTGGAG GCCATGTCTCTGCCTGTGGTGGTCATCTCTAACGTCTGTCAGCTGCCCAGCGGCTGGGCCTCCATCCTCTGGTACAACATGCTCACCACTGAGCCCaag aaCCTCaagttcttcctctctcctccgccGGCCAAGTGGTGTCAGCTGTCCGAGGTTCTCAGCTGGCAGTTCTCCTCCGTCACCAAACGAGGCCTGAACCAGGAGCAGCTCAACATGCTGGCTGACAAACTGCTcg gagCCAAAGCCCAGAGGAACCCAGAGGGACAAATCCCCTGGACCAAGTTCTGCAAG CAGCAAAGCGCCAACGAGAAAGCTTTTCCCTTCTGGCTGTGGATCGAAGGAATCCTGGACCTGATTAAAAGACACCTGCTTCCCCTCTGGAACGACGG CTCCATCATGGGTTTCATCAgtaaggagagggagaaggccCTGCTGAGCGATAAGTGTCCAGGCACCTTCCTGCTCAGGTtcagtgagagcagcagagaaggagCCATCACCTTCACCTGGATCGAACACGACGTCCACG ACAAGCCGGTCTTCCACTCCGTGGAGCCGTACACGAAGAAGGAGCTGGGCGCCGTCTCTCTGCCCGACATCATCCGCACGTACAAGGTGATGGCCGCCGAGAACATCCCAGAAAACCCGCTCCGCTTCCTCTACCCCAACATCCCCAAAGACAAGGCCTTTGGGAAGTACTACCCCAAACCCACAGAGA CTCCAGAGCCAATGGACGTGGAGAACACAGAGAGGAGCGGATACATGAAGACGGAGCTCATATCTGTTTCTGAAGT ACATCCGTCCAGACTGCAGGACAACATGATGCCGATGTCTCCTGACGACTTCAAAGCTCTGGAGCAGTACGTGGGACCCAGAGACATCGACGCTGTG atGAGTGCAGACTTTCCCGACCAAAACTGA
- the stat1a gene encoding signal transducer and activator of transcription 1a isoform X2 — MAQWCQLQMLDCKYLEQVDQLYDDSFPMDIRQYLSKWIESIDWDTVAIQDSLATVRFHDLLAQLDDQHSRFALENNFLLQHNIRKIKRNLQDRFQEDPVHMAMIISRNLKEEQKILACAKSAEQEGEGMVSAMVVEKKKLDSKVKEMKDRVQIVDQNIKNLEDLQDEHDFKFNTLKNRENEMNGMTQKELEKEKMLIGRMCFELKAKRQDVVTQLTDLLNVTQALLSDLISEELPEWKQRQQIACIGGPPNACVDQLQNWFTAVAESLQQVRQHLKKLQELEQKFTYDSDPITQKKAFLEARALELLKNLLSNSLVVERQPCMPTHPQRPLVLKTGVQFTVKLRFLVKLQEFNYQLKVKAVFDKDVTEKKGFRKFNILGTNTKVMNMEESNGSLAAEFRHLQLKEQKVAGNRTNEGPLIVTEELHSLSFESELQLNQSGLDIKLEAMSLPVVVISNVCQLPSGWASILWYNMLTTEPKNLKFFLSPPPAKWCQLSEVLSWQFSSVTKRGLNQEQLNMLADKLLGAKAQRNPEGQIPWTKFCKQSANEKAFPFWLWIEGILDLIKRHLLPLWNDGSIMGFISKEREKALLSDKCPGTFLLRFSESSREGAITFTWIEHDVHDKPVFHSVEPYTKKELGAVSLPDIIRTYKVMAAENIPENPLRFLYPNIPKDKAFGKYYPKPTETPEPMDVENTERSGYMKTELISVSEVHPSRLQDNMMPMSPDDFKALEQYVGPRDIDAVASNLIGFEEFDVQMSADFPDQN; from the exons ATGGCGCAGTGGTGCCAGCTTCAGATGCTGGACTGCAAGTACCTGGAGCAGGTGGACCAGCTGTACGATGACTCCTTCCCCATGGATATACGACAGTACCTGAGCAAATGGATCGAAAGCATCGACTG GGACACGGTGGCGATCCAGGACTCGCTGGCTACCGTCCGGTTCCACGACCTCCTGGCTCAGCTGGATGACCAACACAGCCGCTTCGCCCTGGAGAAcaacttcctgctgcagcacaacATCCGCAAGATCAAGAGGAACCTGCAG GATCGTTTCCAGGAAGATCCGGTCCACATGGCCATGATCATCTCCAGGAACCtgaaggaggagcagaagaTCCTGGCCTGCGCAAAGAGTGCCGAG caggagggtGAGGGGATGGTGTCGGCCATGGTGGTGGAGAAAAAGAAGCTGGACAGCAAAGTGAAGGAGATGAAAGACAGAGTCCAG ATTGTGGATCAGAACATTAAGAACCTCGAAGATCTGCAGGACGAACACGACTTCAAATTCAACACACTGAAGAACAGAG AGAATGAAATGAACGGCATGACACAaaaggagctggagaaagagaagatgcTGATCGGGAGGATGTGCTTCGAGCTGAAAGCCAAACGACAG GACGTGGTGACCCAGCTGACCGACCTCCTGAACGTCACTCAAGCGTTGCTGTCAGACCTGATCTCTGAGGAGCTGCCGGAGTGGAAGCAGCGGCAGCAGATCGCCTGCATCGGGGGTCCGCCCAACGCCTGCGTGGACCAGCTGCAGAACTG gttcACAGCAGTAGCAGAGAGTCTCCAGCAGGTCCGTCAGCACctgaagaagctgcaggagTTGGAGCAGAAGTTCACCTACGACAGCGACCCCATCACACAGAAGAAAGCTTTCCTGGAGGCCCGAGCCCTGGAGCTCCTCAAGAACCTCCTCTCCAA ttctcTGGTTGTGGAGAGGCAGCCCTGCATGCCCACCCACCCACAGAGGCCCCTGGTGCTTAAAACCGGCGTCCAGTTCACTGTGAAACTCCG GTTCCTGGTGAAGCTGCAGGAGTTCAACTACCAACTCAAAGTCAAGGCTGTGTTTGACAA GGATGTTACAGAGAAGAAAGG GTTTcgaaagttcaacattttggggacAAACACCAAAGTCATGAACATGGAGGAGTCGAACGGCAGCCTGGCAGCAGAGTTCAGACATTTG CAACTGAAAGAGCAGAAAGTGGCTGGGAACAGAACAAACGAg GGTCCCCTGATCGTCACCGAGGAGCTTCACTCCCTCAGCTTCGAGTCCGAGCTGCAGCTCAACCAGTCGGGACTGGACATCAAACTGGAG GCCATGTCTCTGCCTGTGGTGGTCATCTCTAACGTCTGTCAGCTGCCCAGCGGCTGGGCCTCCATCCTCTGGTACAACATGCTCACCACTGAGCCCaag aaCCTCaagttcttcctctctcctccgccGGCCAAGTGGTGTCAGCTGTCCGAGGTTCTCAGCTGGCAGTTCTCCTCCGTCACCAAACGAGGCCTGAACCAGGAGCAGCTCAACATGCTGGCTGACAAACTGCTcg gagCCAAAGCCCAGAGGAACCCAGAGGGACAAATCCCCTGGACCAAGTTCTGCAAG CAAAGCGCCAACGAGAAAGCTTTTCCCTTCTGGCTGTGGATCGAAGGAATCCTGGACCTGATTAAAAGACACCTGCTTCCCCTCTGGAACGACGG CTCCATCATGGGTTTCATCAgtaaggagagggagaaggccCTGCTGAGCGATAAGTGTCCAGGCACCTTCCTGCTCAGGTtcagtgagagcagcagagaaggagCCATCACCTTCACCTGGATCGAACACGACGTCCACG ACAAGCCGGTCTTCCACTCCGTGGAGCCGTACACGAAGAAGGAGCTGGGCGCCGTCTCTCTGCCCGACATCATCCGCACGTACAAGGTGATGGCCGCCGAGAACATCCCAGAAAACCCGCTCCGCTTCCTCTACCCCAACATCCCCAAAGACAAGGCCTTTGGGAAGTACTACCCCAAACCCACAGAGA CTCCAGAGCCAATGGACGTGGAGAACACAGAGAGGAGCGGATACATGAAGACGGAGCTCATATCTGTTTCTGAAGT ACATCCGTCCAGACTGCAGGACAACATGATGCCGATGTCTCCTGACGACTTCAAAGCTCTGGAGCAGTACGTGGGACCCAGAGACATCGACGCTGTG GCCAGCAATCTGATTGGATTTGAAGAGTTTGACGTTCAG atGAGTGCAGACTTTCCCGACCAAAACTGA
- the glsa gene encoding glutaminase a isoform X3: MTLQGASNAEKFDYVMNFMNKLAGNEYVGFSNATFQSERESGDRNFAIGYYLKEKKCFPEGTDMTSILDFYFQLCSIEVTCESASVMAATLANGGFCPITGERVLSPEAVRNTLSLMHSCGMYDFSGQFAFHVGLPAKSGVAGGILLVVPNVMGIMCWSPPLDKLGNSVRGIQFCTDLVSLCNFHNYDNLRHFAKKLDPRREGGDQRVKSVINLLFAAYTGDVSALRRFALSSMDMEQRDYDSRTALHVAAAEGHTEVVRFLLEACKVNPVPRDRWGNTPMDEAVHFGHHDVVTILRDYHNQYSPQDSTADKQNAETNLDGML, encoded by the exons ATGACATTG caaGGGGCAAGCAATGCTGAAAAGTTTGATTAT gtcATGAACTTTATGAACAAACTGGCAGGAAACGAGTATGTGGGCTTCAGCAACGCCAC TTTCCAGTCGGAGCGAGAGTCTGGAGACAGAAACTTTGCCATAGGCTACTacctgaaggagaagaag TGTTTTCCGGAGGGGACAGACATGACCTCCATCCTGGACTTCTACTTCCAG TTGTGCTCCATCGAGGTGACCTGTGAAAGCGCCAGTGTCATGGCAGCAACTCTGGCCAACGGCGGCTTCTGTCCAATCACCGGCGAGCGCGTGCTGAGCCCAGAGGCGGTGCGAAACACTCTGAGTCTGATGCATTCCTGCGGCATGTACGACTTCTCCGGACAGTTTGCTTTCCAT GTGGGTCTGCCGGCGAAGTCTGGTGTCGCTGGTGGGATTCTGCTGGTTGTACCCAACGTGATGGGCATCATGTGTTGGTCTCCTCCTCTTGACAAACTGGGCAACAGTGTCAGAGGCATCCAGTTCTGCACG GACCTGGTTTCTCTGTGTAACTTTCACAACTATGACAATCTGAGGCACTTTGCTAAGAAACTGGATCCtcgcagggagggaggagaccAGAGG GTGAAGTCAGTGATCaatctgctgtttgctgcttaCACTGGAGACGTCTCAGCCCTGAGGAG GTTTGCTTTGTCCTCTATGGACATGGAGCAGAGGGACTACGACTCCAGGACAGCCCTGCATGTGGCGGCTGCTGAAG GACACACCGAGGTGGTTCGCTTCCTGCTGGAGGCCTGTAAAGTCAACCCGGTCCCCAGAGACAG GTGGGGGAACACGCCGATGGATGAGGCCGTCCACTTCGGCCACCACGACGTCGTAACCATCCTCCGCGATTACCACAACCAGTACAGCCCTCAGGACAGCACTGCTGACAAGCAGAACGCAGAGACCAACCTGGACGGTATGCTCTGA
- the stat1a gene encoding signal transducer and activator of transcription 1a isoform X4 — translation MAQWCQLQMLDCKYLEQVDQLYDDSFPMDIRQYLSKWIESIDWDTVAIQDSLATVRFHDLLAQLDDQHSRFALENNFLLQHNIRKIKRNLQDRFQEDPVHMAMIISRNLKEEQKILACAKSAEQEGEGMVSAMVVEKKKLDSKVKEMKDRVQIVDQNIKNLEDLQDEHDFKFNTLKNRENEMNGMTQKELEKEKMLIGRMCFELKAKRQDVVTQLTDLLNVTQALLSDLISEELPEWKQRQQIACIGGPPNACVDQLQNWFTAVAESLQQVRQHLKKLQELEQKFTYDSDPITQKKAFLEARALELLKNLLSNSLVVERQPCMPTHPQRPLVLKTGVQFTVKLRFLVKLQEFNYQLKVKAVFDKDVTEKKGFRKFNILGTNTKVMNMEESNGSLAAEFRHLQLKEQKVAGNRTNEGPLIVTEELHSLSFESELQLNQSGLDIKLEAMSLPVVVISNVCQLPSGWASILWYNMLTTEPKNLKFFLSPPPAKWCQLSEVLSWQFSSVTKRGLNQEQLNMLADKLLGAKAQRNPEGQIPWTKFCKQSANEKAFPFWLWIEGILDLIKRHLLPLWNDGSIMGFISKEREKALLSDKCPGTFLLRFSESSREGAITFTWIEHDVHDKPVFHSVEPYTKKELGAVSLPDIIRTYKVMAAENIPENPLRFLYPNIPKDKAFGKYYPKPTETPEPMDVENTERSGYMKTELISVSEVHPSRLQDNMMPMSPDDFKALEQYVGPRDIDAVMSADFPDQN, via the exons ATGGCGCAGTGGTGCCAGCTTCAGATGCTGGACTGCAAGTACCTGGAGCAGGTGGACCAGCTGTACGATGACTCCTTCCCCATGGATATACGACAGTACCTGAGCAAATGGATCGAAAGCATCGACTG GGACACGGTGGCGATCCAGGACTCGCTGGCTACCGTCCGGTTCCACGACCTCCTGGCTCAGCTGGATGACCAACACAGCCGCTTCGCCCTGGAGAAcaacttcctgctgcagcacaacATCCGCAAGATCAAGAGGAACCTGCAG GATCGTTTCCAGGAAGATCCGGTCCACATGGCCATGATCATCTCCAGGAACCtgaaggaggagcagaagaTCCTGGCCTGCGCAAAGAGTGCCGAG caggagggtGAGGGGATGGTGTCGGCCATGGTGGTGGAGAAAAAGAAGCTGGACAGCAAAGTGAAGGAGATGAAAGACAGAGTCCAG ATTGTGGATCAGAACATTAAGAACCTCGAAGATCTGCAGGACGAACACGACTTCAAATTCAACACACTGAAGAACAGAG AGAATGAAATGAACGGCATGACACAaaaggagctggagaaagagaagatgcTGATCGGGAGGATGTGCTTCGAGCTGAAAGCCAAACGACAG GACGTGGTGACCCAGCTGACCGACCTCCTGAACGTCACTCAAGCGTTGCTGTCAGACCTGATCTCTGAGGAGCTGCCGGAGTGGAAGCAGCGGCAGCAGATCGCCTGCATCGGGGGTCCGCCCAACGCCTGCGTGGACCAGCTGCAGAACTG gttcACAGCAGTAGCAGAGAGTCTCCAGCAGGTCCGTCAGCACctgaagaagctgcaggagTTGGAGCAGAAGTTCACCTACGACAGCGACCCCATCACACAGAAGAAAGCTTTCCTGGAGGCCCGAGCCCTGGAGCTCCTCAAGAACCTCCTCTCCAA ttctcTGGTTGTGGAGAGGCAGCCCTGCATGCCCACCCACCCACAGAGGCCCCTGGTGCTTAAAACCGGCGTCCAGTTCACTGTGAAACTCCG GTTCCTGGTGAAGCTGCAGGAGTTCAACTACCAACTCAAAGTCAAGGCTGTGTTTGACAA GGATGTTACAGAGAAGAAAGG GTTTcgaaagttcaacattttggggacAAACACCAAAGTCATGAACATGGAGGAGTCGAACGGCAGCCTGGCAGCAGAGTTCAGACATTTG CAACTGAAAGAGCAGAAAGTGGCTGGGAACAGAACAAACGAg GGTCCCCTGATCGTCACCGAGGAGCTTCACTCCCTCAGCTTCGAGTCCGAGCTGCAGCTCAACCAGTCGGGACTGGACATCAAACTGGAG GCCATGTCTCTGCCTGTGGTGGTCATCTCTAACGTCTGTCAGCTGCCCAGCGGCTGGGCCTCCATCCTCTGGTACAACATGCTCACCACTGAGCCCaag aaCCTCaagttcttcctctctcctccgccGGCCAAGTGGTGTCAGCTGTCCGAGGTTCTCAGCTGGCAGTTCTCCTCCGTCACCAAACGAGGCCTGAACCAGGAGCAGCTCAACATGCTGGCTGACAAACTGCTcg gagCCAAAGCCCAGAGGAACCCAGAGGGACAAATCCCCTGGACCAAGTTCTGCAAG CAAAGCGCCAACGAGAAAGCTTTTCCCTTCTGGCTGTGGATCGAAGGAATCCTGGACCTGATTAAAAGACACCTGCTTCCCCTCTGGAACGACGG CTCCATCATGGGTTTCATCAgtaaggagagggagaaggccCTGCTGAGCGATAAGTGTCCAGGCACCTTCCTGCTCAGGTtcagtgagagcagcagagaaggagCCATCACCTTCACCTGGATCGAACACGACGTCCACG ACAAGCCGGTCTTCCACTCCGTGGAGCCGTACACGAAGAAGGAGCTGGGCGCCGTCTCTCTGCCCGACATCATCCGCACGTACAAGGTGATGGCCGCCGAGAACATCCCAGAAAACCCGCTCCGCTTCCTCTACCCCAACATCCCCAAAGACAAGGCCTTTGGGAAGTACTACCCCAAACCCACAGAGA CTCCAGAGCCAATGGACGTGGAGAACACAGAGAGGAGCGGATACATGAAGACGGAGCTCATATCTGTTTCTGAAGT ACATCCGTCCAGACTGCAGGACAACATGATGCCGATGTCTCCTGACGACTTCAAAGCTCTGGAGCAGTACGTGGGACCCAGAGACATCGACGCTGTG atGAGTGCAGACTTTCCCGACCAAAACTGA